TTGCAAATCCTTGGCCCTTGATTTCATTGTGCTAGTTATGAATGGTGGTATTATTATCATCTATACCCTTGAAAGTATGATAATCTGAGTATACATAACTCCATTTTATTGTTCCTGCAGAGTACAAATTTAATTCCATGCCAAATGTATGATATTTTATACATGAGTTTGTATGAGTTTTTGAGACCTCTATATAATAAGTTAGATTTCTGATTGcctgaaaagcaaaaatacatttcacagtGACTTGAAAAAATGGTGGATGTAGCAAATGTGATACAAATTAAAGCTCACATATGCAAATTTCATCAGAAGGTTCGATGAATACTCCGTTTTCaggaaatctcttttttagtgAGTCAGTATACATGGTTTAAGCATGTGGAGAAATACAAAGCATGCAGGCTTTGGACTTTTAAGTCATGCTTGCAACCCTGTGAGTGGTGTTTGAGGGAGAGTTTTGCACACTACAGTTATATATTTGGAGTTAATTAGCTTCAGCGCTGGATTTTTGCTTTTATACAGAGGCAGACTTTTTGCTAAGTTAAGTGGCTGCCTCTAGCCTGATATTATCTTTGTACATATATCATGAAAGTGATATCCATCTTCTCATCTTTAGTAACTCTTGATGAGAAAGATCCAAAAGTGAAGTGCTGTTGTATGTACTGTTTATTGTTCAGAATTTCTGGACACAGACTGCTTTTAAGCATCCAGTGGGTGCGCAGATTTCCTAGTATTGCTTGTTGTACTCCTCGTACTCCCCACAACcactagacacacacacacaccccattCACCCCTCTTCCAGGCAATTTTGGCTCAGAAACATCATGTGTAAAGACCATTATGCTCCCGGCTTCACACAACATCTATAGGAAAGGTCCTCTTTGAATTGACAGCTCAATTGCTTGGAGGCAAAGCATCATAGAAAGAAACCAAAACCCCAGCAGGATTCCTTTGGATTAGAAATAGAACAGAGGACATTTTgacttttcatattttttgcctttcagcacaaaacaaaaaacttatcATGATGTGATTCCCATTTCCTGCCTTACTGAGTTCCCCAATGTGGTTCAGATGGCCAAGGTAAAAACGTATGATTATCttcatacacacaaaaaaatctctCTGCATATAATTTGACTTTGTCAAGTGTATTTTTTCATTCACAGCTTGTTTGTGAAGAAGTAAACGTGGATAGGTTTTACCCTGTCCTCTATCCGAAGGTAAGCAGTACTCCTCATTGCCACTTTGTCTTTTGATTCGTGTTATCTCACAATAGTAAAGTACCATGAATCTGACTAGAAACTCAATTTTCTCTAATCCTCAGGCATCAAGGCTCATTGTCACCTTTGATGAGCATGTAATTAGCAACAATTTCAAGTTTGGGGTTATTTATCAAAAGTTTGGTCAGGTGAGTGCACTTCAGTCATGCTGCTGCAGCTTATCTTAGCTTTTGAAGTCACGCATCACTCTTCCTGAAAATTTTATTTGCTTCTTCCCTGCAGACATCAGAGGAGGAGCTGTTTGGGAACATGGAAGAAAGTCCAGCCTTTGTTGAGTTCTTGGAGTTTCTGGGACATAAGATTGAACTTCATGACTTTAAAGGGTTTGGACAGTTTGCATTATGAAGTCTTTCccccaaaaacagaaaaactgaccTTTTAAAGTACTTTTGGTTATTCTCACTCATCATTCTATTGATCAGTGTTGGCTTAAAGAGCAATGTAAAAAGCCCTGATATTTGTAGTATTGACTGAGGGATTaagcaagcaaaaaaaaaaagtgccctTGGCATTTCCTCAATGATGAATCAGCATGGATGAACAGTTGTCAGAGACCACGCACCTATGTTCCACTTTTCCGCTTTATCATTCTCTCTTCTGTCttgtgtctctctgctgttCACCACAGTgttatacagggtgggccatttatatggatacaccgtaataaaatgggaatggttggtgatattaaagtcctgtttgtggcacattagtatatctGAGGgcgcaaactcctcaagatgggtggtgaccatgggggccatttagaagtcggccatcttggatacaacttttgttttttcaataggaagagggccatgtgacacatcaaacttattggtaatgtcacaagaaaaacaatggtgtgcttgatttcaatgtaactttgttctttcatgagttatttacaagtttctgaccacttataaaatgtgttcaatgtgctgcccattgtgttggattgtcaatgcaaccctcttctcccactcttcacacactgatagcaacaccgcaggagaaatgccagcacaggcatccagtatccgtagtttcaggtgctgcacatctcgtatcttcacaccatagacaattgccttcagatgaccccaaagataaaagtctaagggggtcagatcgggagaccttgggggccattcaactggcccacgacgaccaatccactttccagaaaactgttcatctaggaatgctcggacctggcacccataatgtggtggtgcaccatcttgctggaaaaactcagggaacgttccagcttcagtgcataaagagggaaacacatcatgatgtagcaatttcaaatccagtggccttgaggtttccattgatgaagaatggacccactatcgttgtaccccatataccacaccaaaccatcacttttgttgttccaacagtctttgagggatccatccaatgtgggttagtgtcagaccaatagcggtggttttgtttgttaacttcaacattcacataaaagtttgcctcatcactgaacaaaatcttctgcgtgaactgagggtcctgttccaatttttgttttgcccattctgcaaattctgtgcgccgatctgggtcatcctcgttgagatgctgcagtagctggagtttgtaagggtgccatttgtgagtagctaatatccgccgaagggatgttcaactaatgccactctccagtgacatgcggcgagtgttacgctgtgggctcttgctgaatgaagctaggacagccactgatgtttcttcattagtgacagttttcttgcgtccacattttggcaaatccaacactgaaccagtttcacgaaacttagcaagcagtttgctgactgtagcatgggagatgggtggtctcgtagggtgtcttgcattgaaatctgctgcaatgacccggttaatgcgttcaccagatatcaacacagtttcgatccgctcctcatgtgttaacctcttcgacatgtcaatggctgtgaacaaagagaaacttgtaaataactcatgagagaataaagttacgttgaaaccaagcacaccattgtttttcttgtgacattaccaataagtttgatgtgtcacatggccctcttcctattgaaaaaaacaaaagttgtatccaagatggccgacttctaaatggccaccatggtcaccacccatcttgaggagtttgcgcCCTCagatatactaatgtgccacaaacaggactttaatatcaccaaccattcccattttattacggtgtatccatataaatggcccaccctgtacttgCATCCTTCTCTTGTTTCCTCCTCTCTTATTTTTATTGCCTCTGCCCTTAgctttcttttgtcttctctttccTCCCTTGTAGTTTTCGTGGTGGGCTCGATGTCACTCATGGCCAGACAGGGACAGAATCCGTCTACACAAATTTCCATAATAAGGAGATCATGTTTCATGTGTCCACCAAACTGCCTTACACAGAAGGAGACTCACAGCAGGTATAGTAATAATGCCAATGATTAATCATTTAGGAAACCAGTTTGTGTTTTCAGGACCTTTAGAAATCGATTTGTGAAAGGTCTGTGCTTGTGACACATTCATgcgtctgcagcagcagctggcgGGTCAAGGCATTTAACTCAATGCTGATAAAGGAAGAtgaatcattttcatttgtaaCTATGATgtgcaaagtgaaaaaaaataatgattaaaattgTACTTCAGGGATACTACTTTGCTTTTTTGCTGAGAGTTGTTGAGAAGAACTGCCCTAATGTTCTTACAATAAACACTATATTGAGACTAAAAACAGCTTGAAGTAAACAGCTTTTCTGGCTCGTTATTAAAGGTAACGAGCGAGACTCCTCTAACGTGTTataaatttgtttatttttttgtaatattgATTTCTGGTGTTTGACCTTACTTCAGCTTTTGATGCCATCAATATCACAATTCTGAGTTCACTTTAAAGGTCGGCCTCAAAGAAAGAAGCCTGGTTTACATCATATTTGTTAGATTAAGCTCAGCGATCGCTGATGATTCGTCTTCTTTAGGGGCCAATCTGACATGTGTTGTTCCCATGACTCCATTCTGGGCTCCTTGTTGTTCTCTAATTACATGCCTCCAGTTGGGCTTATCCAGACAAATTATTCATGATGATCACACAGATTTACATCCTATTaaaagctgtgaaaaaaaaaatgaagtagcCTATAGCTGCTTAAGCCTCCCTTTACTAGTTACCAGTTAATTTGAGACTTGATCATTTTGCTGATCATAATAAAACTCCAAATTAAAATCCAGGTTATTGATATGGAAATGTTTCGCAGGACTTCATTCAGTTCTCCAAAGGACAGGTCACACTAAGTCCGCTGAGGTGAGATCTTGACTTTGACTGGGCCTATTGCAACactgattgttttctttttcagtacATCAGTTGCAGATTTGTtgtgtgcttgggatcattgacCTGTTGTGTGACATAATTTAGGCCAAACATtgactgtcagacagatggcctcttgtacagaggagttcatggttgacttaatgactgcaaggtgcctaTGTCCAGGACTGCATAGAGCCCTTCTAAAGCTTTTGTACATACATATCTTccatgtttgttatttttattacagcATTCCAGAGATTGGCAGATATTAACAAAGAAAGTAAATTTATATAGAATTCCACGTTTGTTGTGCTCACTTACCCCACAGAGAAATAGCATTTTTAAGGGTTACCATTTCCACTAGCATTACAGTGGCCTTTTTTTGTACTGAAGTTTCTCCTCTCTTGAAGACTTTTATCTATTTGATGTTATGTTGCAGTGAGCTGCATTAGTCCTTAGCTGCTCTTCAGTCCCTTCTAGAGTGGTTTGAACTTTGTTACCGCAGTAACCTTGTACAGATGGTCCATATTGCCTAGGCatggagagacacagagagcaTAAACAACACCCACATGAGATGATTCACCAGGGAACTCAGGAAAAGAAGGCAAGGTGCAAGAGTAATAGCTCAGTATTCAGTATTTCAGGgaggaaaaagtaaaagattTCTGTTGCCAGACCTTACTGAATGTAATCAGATTTGAAAGGTCTTACAGTAATAACAGATGTCAAGTGTTTCAAATCAGTGACACATACGCTGTTTCTGTGTGGTGATGGTATACGATTGCAGTGTTTGGAAAAATTAGATAAACCGTCTTCAGCTATATGGTTTCAGAGAGTCCTTGTGTGAGTGTATACCGACAGATAATCAGCTCAGGGATGATGCAGTAGTAGCCTGGATGACATGAATCATAGCCATGTGTAGCTATCTAATTCACCTTCATTACTGTCATAAAAATACATTCTTTACAAAACCTTAATATTTTTGTCAATTTCAGCTGAATATTGTAAAACTTGACTTAGTTCCTATCAGACTTTCAACACAGTTACATAAAACTCATTTTGCAGATAAACTCAGTAGTGATAAAGTTATCAGAAAACCATCAGTTGTGAGACTGAGAGCatctttgatgttttttcacatcatttcactttttttttaatttaataaactggCATATTTATAAACACTTCCCAGAATCAGAAACACATGTCTTCTTCATATGAACAAACAAACCTAAGTTATGACCTTATTAAACTGCTAGTAGAAAAGCAAACACCATGATCATCTCTAAATCCTATTTGCTGTATTGTATTTTGCTTCCAGTTTGACTCTAACACAAGCACCAGCCAACACAAGAGCTCTTTTCAACAGGTGTGAAGTAGCTTTGTAAAAAGGCTGTTAATTAGTCTGTCAAAGACAAAGGCTAATAAGTGAATGCTGCTGCTGAGCAAGTGTCACAGTACTGGGGAGTTTTCTGTGGGGGAATAtccagtccttttttttttccttaataaaGGCTGCCTGCAATGAGAATACATCCCCCTGAGTGATTGATTTCCTTTATCACCAAATTGTACCCATTTGCAAAACCTGATATATCTTGCCTCCACTTATATGCGGTGGTAACATTTGGGTCACACGGTTTCCACGATAAGCATCTTTCTTCTAGCTTGGTGGGCTGAACTGAATATGATATGATATTCCCACATTCACTAGCTTCTcaaattattttactgcttgGTTCCTGAAAAGAAATATGGGACGCTGTTAAGTCTCAAACAGGAAATATGCTTTGACTCCTGGAAAGTCCTTTTCTTCGTTtagaaggaagagaaaaaatTAGATAGTCTTCTTAGATAGTCATAGAAGTGCTTGAGCTGTTTAATCAAAGTTCCTAGCAATAATGCAATGAAGTGACATCTATTCATACTTGAGCAAAGGAAGAAGATATCCCTAATGCAGAGCTTTTTGAAAGATACCGCTTGGATAAAATTTAATACTTGAGAACAGTCCCTTTGTCCTCCAAATGCATGAGTGTCCTTCTGGCAACTTCAAGCTTTTGGCACCAAAGAAGATGAAGTTATTTTGCAGCCATGATAACATTCAGTCGTCAGCAGATTCataaagcattttttgtttGAGTTTGCAGTACCTCCACTGATACTGAGAATCGTTAATTACCAAAACATCCACACTTTGCTTAAATCATTCAAACTCAGTCTTAACTACAGTGAAAAATCTGTTTGCCAAAACAGATTTCTGTCTGTACTTTCAGAAGTGCTATATATACCCATGAGTTGCatgttttttgtatatatatttattttctgtaaaatattgagatttTTCATCTTATTAAATTGTTGGAACAAGAGCTTCAAGATGGATTTAATTTTTTGGCTGATGGCGTCACGCGTCTCAGAGGGAGAGATTGTGCTCTCTTGGATTAAAGTCATGTCTACCTTGCCAGTCAGTCTTTTAGAGCGATTGCtggcagtgacttttttttttgacaggcCTGTATTTGTGTTAGTAGAAGTGGTCATTTGAGATGTTTCCGCTGTTGTTAGCTTTGTTTATCTGTGCCCTCCAGCTGCAGAGAAAGAGACACATAGGCAACGACATTGTGGCCATCGTGTTCCAGGAGGAAAATACGCCCTTTGTACCAGACATGATCCAGTCTAACTTCCTGCATGCATATGTGGTGGTGCAGGTGGAAAATGCATGCACAGACAATGTCACCTACAAGGTTGGTTCTAAGGACAGTCAGTACTGTATCAAGAGGATTTGAACAATAGGGATTTGTAACACCCATTTATAGATTTGCTCATCCATTATTAAGCAATTTTATTCTACTCTCTAGCTTTTAATAGGGGCATGTGTATTTCAGTCTCTCTAGGCTTACCTGCTTTCTTTCTTAGGTCTCTGTGACAGCAAGAGATGATGTACCCTTCTTTGGGCCTGCTTTGCCTGACCCCGCCATCTTCAAAAAGGTCAGTTAATGCCATATTCTCCTTTGCAAGCACACAGATAAAAAATTGTTTTACTCTGACCTCTcacctttttatttgttttattcagGGCCCTGAGTTTCATGAGTTCCTCTTCACTAAACTCATTAATGCAGAATACGCCTGCTACAAGGCTGAGAAGTTTGCCAAGTTAGAGGTGAGAAGCACACTAGAGCAAATTGTGCCAAGGGAGTGTGAATGTCTGTAGTGTTGATGCAGACTTAAGCACACACCTGTCTGCACAGGTCTTCATCCTGCTGGCTGTACTGATACGAAGTGGAAACATAGATTGTTGTCCAAATCATCTCAGGCAACAACCCTGATTCTTATCAGCTTCGTTGCTGATGTTTATCATCCTGAAGCAATTGTTCAATCCCTCGTTTTAAATGGTGAATATTAGGTTTCTAGTAGGTATAAAAACGAATTGTCTTGTTTGTTGTTGTCAGGAGCGAACTCGTTCGGCGCTTTTGGAAACACTGTATGAGGAGCTGCACATAAACAGTCAGTCCATGATGGGTCTGGGTGGCGACGAAGATAAGCTGGAGAacgggggaggaggaggaggtggaggaggaggaggcttcTTTGAATCATTCAAGGTAAACTGTCGTTCCTCATTTGATGGAGTGCCTTGGTAATCTGCAACTCTACATGCATGAGAGAGAATAGTGATGAGTGGAGAAACTTTTaaggtgctttattttgttCGTCCTCTGTCTCTTGGCTGGGATTCTGGGTATTCACACATCAAAAAACAAAGCATTGAAAATCTGCGGTATCTCAAAGGACCAGTCCTGTGGCATTTGCATTCCTTACTTGGCTGTGACTGCTGAACTCAGTGTGTTCTCACATGATGGTGTGGTTTTGAGGCTGTGGAGTGTCCTGTTGTGTATGAAAGGCACTTTGCTCTGACTGAGAGCGCTCCATCAATGACCATTAGGGTGGTGGAGCGTAGCTCAGCTGCTGAGGCACGGCAGTAGAAGCTGTGATGGTGTGTGCCTGATGAACGATTTAATGACCCCTCATTAGGGAGCTGATGGTGCAGTTTGGATGTCTCCTCATGGGCAGCATtcctttgctgttttgctcttCGCTCTGTGATGATCACTAGTTCTAGGTCATCTTTTCTGCTATTTCTCTGCAACTtcagagatatatatataaagctTTTCTTTCATCCTCTCTTGCTCTGCTGTTTGCTAATGTCTGTCTTTCTTCCATACATTCATAAACTTATATAGATGAGCTCCCACCCAAGAAATCCTACctcatttttctttctcactgtCAAGAATGGTCTTGCTGCTTGGTCTTTTTTCTGGCTCTCTATATACTGTTCTActccctcttctgctttctctcatAATAGTCTTGGTCTTTCTTGCTCATGCTGTGTCTCATGACACAAAACCCAACTCCAGACTCACCGTGTTAAGTGACAATTTACATCCTTAATGCCTGCAAAGCCTACACTCTCTTAAATCCTCTGTGAACCTACATGTCCTCCGCACAGGCTCTCCCCTCTACCTGTTATCCCGCACTGCCCCTAAGTGTTCAATAAATAATCATGCATACATCAACACACTTGCATATGCGCATTTAAGCACACCAATGAACACATACATGCCCatataaacacattttatcCCTTAGCTTTATCACATTTACTGTGATGTACATTTATGTAATGTATAGCATGTAGCTCAAAGAATCATATTCATATGaaattaaagagaaaacagtGGATGGACTCAGGAGGAACAAATCTGAGTTGGCACTATGTGGAATATAGTTGAAGAAGTACATGTCAGTTAAATCATTCCACTGATTTCCACTAAGGTTTTAGAATGCATAATAATACATAGAGTGGTCTGCtctagcaaaataaaaatataaaacacataatCATTTTGATTTAGATTGGATTTCAGTATAGATTCACAATCATTTGAAGTATATAATGCTTTGCACTATTCATCAGGGTGTTGTGTTTCCACATATTAACGTGGATCCACTGACAGCATCTCCTCATTTCTCTCTGTAGCGGGTCATCCGCAGCAGAAGCCAATCTATGGACGCCATGGGCCTCAGTAACAAGAAGTCACACACAGTCTCCACTAGTCACAGTGGCAGCTTTACCCACAATCCCGCAGAGAGTCCCAAAACCCCAGGGATTGTAAGTAGCCCATTTTGGTTCACACGTTGCCCACCTAACACTTAGATTCAGGGTATAGTATACTCGCAGAGCAGTGGGTTCACGTACAAAATAAATTAACCACTATTCTTTCTCGTAAGAAGCACTTTGGGAAATTACTCTTGTTGGCACACTGGAGCACTTTACTTTGATCAGTATGTTCACATCAAAGCACTTGCTTTCATTCCCTAGATTTTAAATTCACTATTGCTTTTACTAAATCACATTTCACTGATCAGCCTTTTTCCACGTACAGTTCATAGTGTTCATGTTAATACCTTTTTTTATTTGGAAAATTAACAGAAGAGCTCATCCGCTATTTGTCATTCATCCTCATCTGTTTAAAGAATCGTTATCTTCACAAAGAGTGACCGACTTCTAGGATGATGTTATAAAAGAATGTCAGTTGTGGAATTAACCCAGTGATTTTCTTATCAGTATATATAGATGACTGATTGCCTGTGAGCCCCAGTCTAGTCTCTATTCCAAGTTGTGAAGTGAGCtcagtccagctgctgtatgACTACCCAGACTCCCTTGCTCCTCTGTGCTTTGTCATATATCCTCCTGcaaatattgtaattttttgAAGCAGCCTTGTGCATGTGTGGCTGAAGAAGATGCATGGCACAAACCATAGGAGCTCACTGTCTTGTTTGTGTCTCTTTGAAAGATAGATAATTTATTTTCAAACTTGTTTAAGATTTGCTGCAGCGTGCCATTTGGTTACTAACTTTACTAACCCAGTTTATAAAAGAAGACAGATTTCTGGAAGCTACCCTTTGGTTTGCATCAGCCTTTTTGccccatttcttctttttctgaatGCATCACTAAACTGACTTGTATCCCTCAGGGCAGAAACTGCTGGCATGCCCGCTACCTTGACACTCTATATCCTGCTGTGCCCTCCTATGTTGGACCCCAACCCGCTTCTGCTCTATAACGCCTTTCACTGTTTCCTCGATATTATGTCTTCTCTGTTGAGTCTTGTTGCAGTCTcctttttaagcattttttgcACCTTGCTGTTTAAATTCTCTGTGCTGTGCGCATGAGATCTTATGAtgtgttcttttcttttccttcccccTCTTGCTTTTTCaatctcctctctctctgtttctgcttTCCTTGCCCTGTCTTGTGTACCTCAGTCATTGCTTGTCCCAGGGAAAAGTCCCAGTAAATATGGACGTCGAGGCAGTGCCATAGGGATAGGAACAATAGAAGAGGTCCACGTATATTCTACCTACTTATTTAAACCATTTCTTTAATTTACTATTGTCTTTGTATAAAGTAATGTTTAATTAGTATTTACCTTGTTTTAAGtttaaaatacagtttaatTCCTGTGGCTGTGAGAGGTTTTCGGATTTGAAGAATTTATCAGTTATAATGATACTTGTCGAGTTATAGTTTTAATTACAATTtccttcatttcattcatttgcaCAACCATTTTGGGTTTTGGTAGACAGAAGGCAGATCAGTATCAGgactttcatgcatgaatttgTTTGCACCATCTTACTTTTAAGTTAGTTAAAAgtaactgcaagagaaaaatatattgtgaaagGAGAAGATAAACAAACTCCCACTTGTGTTCTCATAGACAGTCACACATCAATGAATCATACTGCATCTTAAATTAAAAGTGTGCACCAGCCAAGCTGATGTACACGCTGCAcccaagaaaataaaatgtcagaGATGATCAGATGTTCAGAGATAAGAGTAAAAATAATCAGTTAAAGAATATATGATTTTTTGTCTGGAACCAAGTTTATCAtggatttgtaaaaaaaaaaaaaaagtttttacaaaGTTTGTCATAACTTTAACTCAGGGTTTATCCAACCATCACTTCAGAATTCCTCTACAAGATATTTCTACATGTAGAAAGCTTTCACTGTATGCACTGCATATCATGTTTTGTTGTTATTACACTATCCCCAAACTGTGTGTCTTACTTTCCTCTCCCTACCCACCGTCAGTCATTGATCATTCCTGGGAAAAGCCCAACCAGGAAAAAGTCTGGGCCGTTCAGCTCCCGTCGCAGTAGTGCTATTGGCATCGAGAACATCCAGGAGGTCCAAGAGAGGAGGTGAGAGGACAGAGCAGAGCTGATCAGCAGAGAGTGGGTAGTGAAGAGAGAACAGTGTTGCAACAGATGGAAGACAGGACATTAAAATGAGGGATGCAGCTATTAGAAAATGCACTGTGTAAGATCAAATCCTAAGAGAAGGGCTTGTCAATGCttgatttgattaaaaaaaaacaactgcacaGCTGTTGGCTGCTGTCAGTGGTTCAGCTCATAATGCTCAGTTTTAGGGTGGAGCCATGCTGAGTGACATGAATGCATTGTAACCATTTATTGTTAAACAAAATCAGATGAGCTATTTTGACTACTTTATATCCTCTCCTGAAGCCGAGAAGTATCACCCAACACCCAGAGGACACCAGAGAGTAGCCACATGTCACAGGAAAACAAATCAGACAACTCCTCCAATCACAGTTCTCCAGAGTTTCCTACCACAAAGAACAGGTGACTGTTAATTTCATTATGTAAGAGTATACTACTTTGTATTAtagtcacacacacattgaaTCCGTTTGAAAAGGCTGCATTGTATTTTGTAGAATGGAACAGTGACATGGACGATTGCTCTCCAAGTCATAGTCCTAATCCTCTTCAGCCAAATGAATATAACAACCCAAAACGTTCACATTATTCAGTCAAACTGTGATCAAGCTATTGTTCCTTTGCTTGTAACTGCTTTTTTAGGGAACAAAAGATGAACTCTGACATAAAGATGGCAAAGTAATTAGACTTTTGAAgtgcacattattttattttattttttcaacattCCTAAATGAACTCGGTAGAAGGAAACCACAAAGTGATTATGTGATCAGAGTGACCCAGGTGTGTAGTTTGGCAATGTGTTGCAGGGCACCGTCTATCCCTGAGGCGCAGGACCTTTCCCGCTCCTCCTCCAATGCCA
This genomic interval from Oreochromis niloticus isolate F11D_XX linkage group LG5, O_niloticus_UMD_NMBU, whole genome shotgun sequence contains the following:
- the rap1gapb gene encoding rap1 GTPase-activating protein 1 isoform X13; the encoded protein is MDEQRCPLPPPLKTEEDYIPYPSVHEVLGRSSPFPLILLPQFGGYWIEGTNHEPKDPPEADQPPCPTSHIKLETNSTAKIYRKQFMGKEHFNYYTMDAALGHLVFSMKYDVIGDQEHLRLMLRTKQKTYHDVIPISCLTEFPNVVQMAKLVCEEVNVDRFYPVLYPKASRLIVTFDEHVISNNFKFGVIYQKFGQTSEEELFGNMEESPAFVEFLEFLGHKIELHDFKGFRGGLDVTHGQTGTESVYTNFHNKEIMFHVSTKLPYTEGDSQQLQRKRHIGNDIVAIVFQEENTPFVPDMIQSNFLHAYVVVQVENACTDNVTYKVSVTARDDVPFFGPALPDPAIFKKGPEFHEFLFTKLINAEYACYKAEKFAKLEERTRSALLETLYEELHINSQSMMGLGGDEDKLENGGGGGGGGGGGFFESFKRVIRSRSQSMDAMGLSNKKSHTVSTSHSGSFTHNPAESPKTPGISLLVPGKSPSKYGRRGSAIGIGTIEESLIIPGKSPTRKKSGPFSSRRSSAIGIENIQEVQERSREVSPNTQRTPESSHMSQENKSDNSSNHSSPEFPTTKNSLAMCCRAPSIPEAQDLSRSSSNASSFASVVEEHEAEEEYDTGLESVSCVTPVKKDSFVYSSGVEDSASQGNLPAASRLQQQPDAARTLEPKGTDSRSKMERAQQEHKFSSNC
- the rap1gapb gene encoding rap1 GTPase-activating protein 1 isoform X5 yields the protein MSQRKRSFTFGAYGGIDKTFSRTRSLWKQDGRIRRISDEVEPPLAHSHPPFLFPSLSKTSDLFAMIERLQGYRMDEQRCPLPPPLKTEEDYIPYPSVHEVLGRSSPFPLILLPQFGGYWIEGTNHEPKDPPEADQPPCPTSHIKLETNSTAKIYRKQFMGKEHFNYYTMDAALGHLVFSMKYDVIGDQEHLRLMLRTKQKTYHDVIPISCLTEFPNVVQMAKLVCEEVNVDRFYPVLYPKASRLIVTFDEHVISNNFKFGVIYQKFGQTSEEELFGNMEESPAFVEFLEFLGHKIELHDFKGFRGGLDVTHGQTGTESVYTNFHNKEIMFHVSTKLPYTEGDSQQLQRKRHIGNDIVAIVFQEENTPFVPDMIQSNFLHAYVVVQVENACTDNVTYKVSVTARDDVPFFGPALPDPAIFKKGPEFHEFLFTKLINAEYACYKAEKFAKLEERTRSALLETLYEELHINSQSMMGLGGDEDKLENGGGGGGGGGGGFFESFKRVIRSRSQSMDAMGLSNKKSHTVSTSHSGSFTHNPAESPKTPGISLLVPGKSPSKYGRRGSAIGIGTIEESLIIPGKSPTRKKSGPFSSRRSSAIGIENIQEVQERSLAMCCRAPSIPEAQDLSRSSSNASSFASVVEEHEAEEEYDTGLESVSCVTPVKKDSFVYSSGVEDSASQGNLPAASRLQQQPDAARTLEPKGTDSRSKMERAQQEHKFSSNC
- the rap1gapb gene encoding rap1 GTPase-activating protein 1 isoform X3, with amino-acid sequence MSQRKRSFTFGAYGGIDKTFSRTRSLWKQDGRIRRISDEVEPPLAHSHPPFLFPSLSKGYRMDEQRCPLPPPLKTEEDYIPYPSVHEVLGRSSPFPLILLPQFGGYWIEGTNHEPKDPPEADQPPCPTSHIKLETNSTAKIYRKQFMGKEHFNYYTMDAALGHLVFSMKYDVIGDQEHLRLMLRTKQKTYHDVIPISCLTEFPNVVQMAKLVCEEVNVDRFYPVLYPKASRLIVTFDEHVISNNFKFGVIYQKFGQTSEEELFGNMEESPAFVEFLEFLGHKIELHDFKGFRGGLDVTHGQTGTESVYTNFHNKEIMFHVSTKLPYTEGDSQQLQRKRHIGNDIVAIVFQEENTPFVPDMIQSNFLHAYVVVQVENACTDNVTYKVSVTARDDVPFFGPALPDPAIFKKGPEFHEFLFTKLINAEYACYKAEKFAKLEERTRSALLETLYEELHINSQSMMGLGGDEDKLENGGGGGGGGGGGFFESFKRVIRSRSQSMDAMGLSNKKSHTVSTSHSGSFTHNPAESPKTPGISLLVPGKSPSKYGRRGSAIGIGTIEESLIIPGKSPTRKKSGPFSSRRSSAIGIENIQEVQERSREVSPNTQRTPESSHMSQENKSDNSSNHSSPEFPTTKNSLAMCCRAPSIPEAQDLSRSSSNASSFASVVEEHEAEEEYDTGLESVSCVTPVKKDSFVYSSGVEDSASQGNLPAASRLQQQPDAARTLEPKGTDSRSKMERAQQEHKFSSNC